In the Pseudonocardia cypriaca genome, one interval contains:
- a CDS encoding L,D-transpeptidase family protein: MIASGLTLTGACGGPAAPSPDALPPAAVPATTLPTLAPPTSTPPSSAPSTATPSPSAPPTSPPPDAADAVLRLESSGPAVQELQQRLSDLGYWLGKIDGHYGQLTRQAVMAFQKAKGLDRDGVAGPDTRKELPTASRPTPRIAEGDHIEVDLKRQLLMVVRGGQVLWTLNTSTGNGEAYDRPSGGTGVARTPRGDFEIERQINGVREAELGVLYRPKYFHGGIAVHGSGSIPAHPASHGCVRVTNAAMDLLWASDVARVGTEVHVY; this comes from the coding sequence GTGATCGCGAGTGGTCTCACGCTCACCGGCGCGTGCGGAGGGCCTGCGGCCCCGTCGCCGGACGCCCTCCCGCCCGCGGCGGTCCCCGCGACCACGCTCCCCACGCTGGCCCCGCCCACCTCGACGCCTCCGAGCTCGGCGCCGTCCACCGCGACACCGTCCCCCTCCGCGCCGCCCACCTCGCCCCCACCGGACGCCGCCGACGCGGTGCTGCGCCTGGAGTCGTCCGGCCCCGCCGTACAGGAGCTCCAGCAGCGCCTGTCCGACCTCGGCTACTGGCTCGGGAAGATCGACGGCCACTACGGGCAGCTCACGCGCCAGGCCGTGATGGCGTTCCAGAAGGCCAAGGGGCTCGACCGCGACGGGGTGGCCGGACCCGACACGCGCAAGGAGCTGCCCACCGCGTCGCGGCCGACACCCCGCATCGCGGAGGGCGACCACATCGAGGTCGACCTCAAGCGCCAGCTCCTGATGGTGGTGCGCGGCGGCCAGGTGCTGTGGACGCTCAACACCTCCACCGGCAACGGCGAGGCCTACGACCGCCCCTCCGGCGGCACCGGCGTGGCACGCACGCCCCGCGGCGACTTCGAGATCGAGCGCCAGATCAACGGGGTGCGCGAGGCCGAGCTGGGCGTGCTCTACCGACCGAAGTACTTCCACGGCGGCATCGCGGTACACGGATCGGGCAGCATCCCCGCCCACCCCGCGTCGCACGGGTGCGTGCGCGTGACCAACGCGGCCATGGATCTGCTGTGGGCGAGCGACGTGGCCCGGGTGGGCACCGAGGTCCACGTCTACTGA
- a CDS encoding indolepyruvate ferredoxin oxidoreductase family protein produces MPPTAPPTTVTLDDKYTARHGRVLISGIQAIVRMILEQRRLDTARGLNTRAFVSGYQGSPLAGLDQEMVRARPFLDDAGVVFRPGLNEELAATAVAGTQLLRQAPGRRHDGVTGFWYGKNPGLDRAADAVRHGTLAGTTALGGAVALIGDDPACKSSTVPSSCEPMAQSLLLPLLAPGSVAEIVELGLHAVALSRACGLWTGLKIVADVADAAATVDVGALDLGVPLPGRAEDAPRVLVGATALEAEHDALTRRLDLARAYARAAGLNRVAFTSRTARLGVVASGTSAATVQRALDDLGLDEAAMEALGLRIITLAMPFPVDAAVLAELTDGLDEVLVVEDKVPFLENHLKSALYGRPDVPRVVGRHDPNGRVLLPARSALGAEDVAAALAARIGPDRLPRTAAVHLQATAPKRQSRIALPLAARTPFFCSGCPHNTSTRASDDTLVGVGIGCHAMIALDGAGRGHQLGLTQMGGEGAQWFGLAPFTDDRHFVQNLGDGTFHHSGSLAIRAAVAAGVTMTYKLLYNDAVAMTGGQRAEGRLDVPALTRWLAVEGVRRVVVTTAEPDSYRGLTLDPIATVRHRDDFAAAERELAAVEGVTVLIHDDRCAAEERRLRKRGKLPTPTAKVVINERVCEGCGDCGEVSTCLSVQPVETEFGRKTRIHQASCNTDLSCLKGDCPSFLLVEPRDRGPRPIPEPPAGLPEPESRLTGDRSNNGVLLRMPGIGGTGVVTVSQIVQMAAHLDGRYAAGLEQIGLAQKGGPVVSDVRIAKQPVRGALRASRGTADVLIGFDLLGAASEANLAVARPGHTIAVVSSAVVPTAAMVTGRVAVPGSPVEALDRIAAATRPDAALHVDAQGLSEALFGDHMPANMLLVGAAYQHGCIPISADAIEQAIRLNGAGVEKTLTAFRWGRAAVAAPAAVATAIGGPAVVHETAGFANVLATRVADLTGYQDERYADRYAEEVQRVAAIAIERAGAEAGERVALAYARGLHKLMAYKDEYEVARLHLDPAEQARRDAEFGPDAAVSVLLHPPVLRALGMTRKIRLRRTAGPVFRALRAARRLRGSLIDPFGHAEVRRVERALVPEYQALVREALDHLSPDTADAVAELAALPDVIRGYEEIKLRNVFAFRERAAAALADLAT; encoded by the coding sequence GTGCCGCCCACCGCGCCGCCCACCACAGTCACGCTGGACGACAAGTACACGGCCCGCCACGGCAGGGTCCTGATCTCGGGGATCCAGGCGATCGTCCGGATGATCCTCGAACAGCGCAGGCTCGACACCGCCCGGGGCCTGAACACCCGAGCGTTCGTCAGCGGTTACCAGGGATCCCCGCTCGCCGGGCTGGACCAGGAGATGGTCCGCGCGCGGCCGTTCCTCGACGATGCGGGCGTGGTGTTCCGGCCCGGCCTGAACGAGGAGCTCGCCGCCACCGCCGTCGCCGGCACCCAGCTCCTGCGCCAGGCGCCCGGTCGGCGCCATGACGGCGTCACCGGCTTCTGGTACGGCAAGAACCCCGGCCTCGACCGCGCCGCCGACGCCGTCCGCCACGGCACGCTCGCCGGCACCACCGCCCTCGGCGGGGCGGTCGCCCTGATCGGCGACGACCCCGCCTGCAAGTCCTCCACCGTGCCGAGCTCGTGCGAGCCGATGGCGCAGAGCCTTCTGCTGCCGCTGCTCGCGCCCGGATCGGTGGCCGAGATCGTCGAGCTCGGGCTGCACGCCGTCGCACTGTCGCGCGCCTGCGGCCTCTGGACCGGCCTGAAGATCGTCGCCGACGTCGCCGACGCCGCCGCCACCGTCGACGTCGGTGCGCTGGACCTCGGCGTGCCGCTGCCCGGCCGGGCCGAGGACGCACCCCGCGTCCTCGTCGGTGCCACCGCCCTCGAGGCCGAGCACGACGCCCTCACCCGCCGCCTCGACCTCGCCCGCGCCTACGCCCGCGCGGCCGGGCTCAACCGGGTCGCGTTCACCTCGCGCACCGCCCGGCTCGGCGTGGTCGCCTCCGGTACCTCGGCCGCCACCGTGCAACGCGCCCTCGACGACCTCGGCCTCGACGAGGCCGCCATGGAGGCGCTCGGCCTGCGGATCATCACCCTCGCCATGCCGTTCCCGGTGGACGCGGCCGTGCTCGCCGAGCTCACCGACGGCCTGGACGAGGTACTCGTCGTCGAGGACAAGGTCCCGTTCCTGGAGAACCACCTCAAGTCGGCTCTCTACGGCCGTCCCGACGTGCCGCGCGTCGTCGGCCGCCACGACCCCAACGGCCGGGTGCTGCTGCCCGCGCGCTCCGCGCTCGGCGCAGAGGACGTGGCCGCCGCGCTGGCCGCCCGCATCGGCCCCGACCGGCTCCCCCGCACCGCCGCCGTCCACCTGCAGGCGACCGCGCCGAAGCGGCAGTCCCGGATCGCGCTCCCCCTCGCCGCCCGCACCCCGTTCTTCTGCTCGGGGTGCCCGCACAACACCTCCACGCGCGCGAGCGACGACACGCTGGTCGGCGTCGGCATCGGCTGCCACGCCATGATCGCGCTCGACGGCGCGGGCCGCGGGCACCAGCTCGGGCTCACGCAGATGGGCGGCGAGGGCGCGCAGTGGTTCGGGCTCGCCCCGTTCACCGACGACCGGCACTTCGTGCAGAACCTCGGCGACGGCACGTTCCACCACTCCGGCTCCCTCGCGATCCGGGCGGCCGTCGCCGCCGGCGTCACCATGACCTACAAGCTGCTCTACAACGACGCCGTCGCGATGACCGGTGGTCAGCGCGCCGAAGGCAGGCTCGACGTCCCGGCGCTCACCCGCTGGCTCGCCGTCGAGGGGGTGCGCCGGGTCGTCGTGACCACCGCCGAGCCCGACAGCTACCGCGGCCTCACGCTCGATCCGATCGCGACCGTCCGGCACCGCGACGACTTCGCCGCGGCCGAGCGGGAGCTGGCCGCGGTCGAGGGCGTCACCGTGCTGATCCACGACGACCGCTGCGCAGCCGAGGAGCGCCGCCTGCGCAAGCGCGGCAAGCTCCCCACGCCCACCGCGAAGGTCGTGATCAACGAGCGGGTGTGCGAGGGCTGCGGCGACTGCGGCGAGGTCTCCACGTGCCTGTCCGTGCAGCCGGTGGAGACCGAGTTCGGGCGCAAGACCCGCATCCACCAGGCCTCCTGCAACACCGACCTGTCCTGCCTCAAGGGCGACTGCCCGTCGTTCCTCCTGGTCGAGCCGCGCGACCGCGGCCCGCGGCCGATCCCGGAACCGCCCGCTGGCCTGCCCGAGCCGGAGAGCCGGCTCACCGGCGACCGCAGCAACAACGGGGTGCTGCTGCGCATGCCCGGGATCGGCGGCACCGGCGTCGTCACGGTGTCGCAGATCGTCCAGATGGCCGCGCACCTCGACGGGCGCTACGCCGCCGGCCTGGAGCAGATCGGGCTGGCCCAGAAGGGCGGCCCGGTGGTCAGCGACGTCCGCATCGCCAAGCAGCCGGTGCGCGGGGCGCTGCGGGCCTCACGCGGCACCGCCGACGTCCTCATCGGGTTCGACCTGCTCGGCGCCGCGTCCGAGGCGAACCTCGCCGTCGCACGCCCCGGCCACACGATCGCCGTGGTGAGCTCCGCGGTGGTGCCGACGGCGGCCATGGTCACCGGGCGCGTCGCCGTGCCGGGTTCCCCCGTCGAGGCGTTGGACCGGATCGCCGCCGCCACCCGCCCGGACGCCGCGCTGCACGTCGACGCCCAGGGCTTGTCGGAGGCGCTGTTCGGCGACCACATGCCGGCCAACATGCTGCTGGTCGGTGCCGCCTACCAGCACGGCTGCATCCCGATCTCCGCCGACGCCATCGAGCAGGCGATCCGGCTCAACGGGGCAGGCGTCGAGAAGACCCTCACCGCCTTCCGCTGGGGCCGCGCCGCGGTGGCCGCACCGGCCGCGGTCGCCACCGCCATCGGCGGTCCCGCCGTGGTCCATGAGACGGCGGGGTTCGCGAACGTCCTCGCCACCCGCGTCGCCGACCTCACCGGCTACCAGGACGAGCGCTACGCCGACCGCTACGCCGAGGAGGTCCAGCGCGTCGCTGCGATCGCCATCGAGCGCGCGGGTGCCGAGGCGGGCGAGCGGGTGGCGCTCGCCTACGCCCGTGGCCTGCACAAGCTCATGGCCTACAAGGACGAGTACGAGGTGGCGCGGCTGCACCTCGACCCCGCCGAGCAGGCCCGGCGCGACGCCGAGTTCGGACCCGACGCCGCCGTCTCGGTGCTCCTGCACCCACCGGTCCTGCGCGCGCTCGGCATGACCCGCAAGATCCGGCTCCGGCGCACAGCGGGCCCGGTGTTCCGCGCGTTGCGCGCCGCCCGCCGGCTGCGGGGCAGCCTGATCGACCCGTTCGGCCACGCCGAGGTCCGCCGGGTGGAGCGCGCGCTCGTGCCGGAGTACCAGGCACTCGTCCGCGAGGCCCTCGACCACCTGAGCCCGGACACCGCCGACGCGGTCGCCGAGCTCGCGGCCCTGCCGGACGTGATCCGCGGCTACGAGGAGATCAAGCTGCGCAACGTGTTCGCCTTCCGGGAAAGGGCTGCGGCCGCGCTCGCCGATCTCGCGACGTAG
- a CDS encoding bifunctional 4-hydroxy-2-oxoglutarate aldolase/2-dehydro-3-deoxy-phosphogluconate aldolase: MAESSAPGANRADQDRADQDRVPVGAGLTASRVVAILRAENADRAEAVVDVLVEAGVRSLELTLTTKGALDVVERLAARVPAEVEVGVGTVLTAADVDRSVDAGARFVVSPSVEPEVIAAALRRRIASYPGAFTPTEIAAAWKAGASAVKLFPAGQLGPGYLKDVRAPLPDIPVVPTGGVGIASIGEWLAAGAVAVGMGGPLIGDALAPDGDLAALAQRAVAALEAARG, encoded by the coding sequence GTGGCCGAATCCAGCGCACCCGGCGCCAACCGTGCCGACCAGGACCGCGCCGACCAGGACCGCGTACCGGTGGGTGCCGGGCTCACCGCCAGCCGCGTCGTGGCGATCCTGCGGGCCGAGAACGCCGACCGGGCAGAAGCCGTGGTCGACGTCCTCGTCGAGGCCGGTGTCCGCAGCCTCGAGCTGACACTGACGACCAAGGGCGCCCTCGACGTCGTCGAGCGGCTCGCGGCCCGGGTCCCGGCTGAGGTCGAGGTCGGCGTGGGCACCGTGCTCACCGCGGCGGACGTCGACCGCTCGGTGGACGCGGGCGCGCGTTTCGTCGTGTCCCCGTCGGTGGAGCCGGAGGTGATCGCGGCCGCGCTGCGCCGCCGGATCGCGAGCTACCCCGGCGCGTTCACCCCCACCGAGATCGCCGCGGCGTGGAAGGCCGGTGCGAGCGCGGTCAAGCTGTTCCCCGCAGGGCAGCTCGGCCCCGGCTACCTGAAGGACGTGCGCGCCCCGCTGCCGGACATCCCGGTCGTGCCCACCGGCGGCGTCGGCATCGCCTCGATCGGCGAGTGGCTGGCCGCAGGGGCGGTGGCCGTCGGGATGGGTGGCCCGCTGATCGGCGACGCGCTCGCGCCGGACGGGGACCTCGCCGCGCTCGCCCAGCGGGCCGTCGCGGCGCTCGAGGCGGCGCGCGGATGA
- a CDS encoding Lrp/AsnC family transcriptional regulator produces MAEVDDTDRLLLDLLRVDARRTYSDMAGEVGLSVAAVKRRVDRLREIGVITGFTVQVDHARLGAGVEAFIELRFLGNTRVSAIVRSVGSIPEVQAVFTLAGDPDALVQVRVRDLAHLQLVIDTLRRSGSVTGTRTLMVLGSWERRD; encoded by the coding sequence ATGGCCGAGGTCGACGACACGGATCGGCTCCTGCTCGACCTGCTGCGCGTCGACGCCCGGCGCACCTATTCGGACATGGCGGGCGAGGTGGGGCTCTCCGTCGCGGCGGTGAAGCGGCGGGTGGACCGGCTGCGCGAGATCGGCGTCATCACAGGGTTCACCGTGCAGGTGGACCACGCGAGGCTCGGTGCGGGCGTGGAGGCGTTCATCGAGCTGCGGTTCCTCGGGAACACCAGGGTGAGCGCGATCGTGCGCTCCGTCGGGTCCATCCCCGAGGTGCAGGCCGTCTTCACGCTCGCGGGCGACCCGGACGCGCTCGTCCAGGTGCGCGTGCGCGACCTCGCCCACCTGCAGCTGGTGATCGACACGCTCCGCCGCTCCGGTTCGGTCACGGGTACCCGCACGCTCATGGTGCTGGGGTCGTGGGAACGGCGCGACTGA